In the genome of Neodiprion pinetum isolate iyNeoPine1 chromosome 2, iyNeoPine1.2, whole genome shotgun sequence, one region contains:
- the LOC124213141 gene encoding uncharacterized protein — protein MRVLVICALLLAADLAVASAFSSDEFDEFFRDEFDQISTRVRRSSEMEKGRDTAQGDGEKKKKPRRSCCGENDDLKILWGDGVRDIKKECFDQAKKATEVVRKARMMEEYEGFIHGNRTKEEYICAVQCIGQKKEVLDHMGNVMKESMGEYVKDTYSSEPWKAEIADQVLEKCFAETQKPSEGEVSTDNGAVTNGRSVQAKCNKNGIAFIHCLWREMQLNCPADKLRESRKCNRLRERLRLQESAVKNGTERSLF, from the exons ATGAGGGTTCTTGTGATTTGTGCTCTCCTATTAGCCGCTGATCTCGCTGTCGCGAGTGCCTTTAGCAGCGATGAATTCG ATGAATTCTTCCGTGATGAATTCGACCAGATTTCCACCCGCGTCCGACGGTCGTCGGAGATGGAAAAAGGACGCGATACCGCGCAGGGAGACggtgagaaaaagaagaagcctCGTCGTTCTTGCTGCGGTGAAAATGACGATCTGAAAATTCTCTGGGGCGACGGCGTCAGAGACATTAAGAAGGAGTGTTTCGATCAAGCGAAGAAGGCTACCGAAGTCGTGAGAAAAG CCAGAATGATGGAAGAATACGAGGGATTCATCCACGGCAACAGAACCAAAGAGGAATACATT TGCGCTGTGCAGTGTATCGGTCAGAAAAAGGAAGTT CTGGACCACATGGGAAACGTGATGAAGGAAAGTATGGGAGAATACGTGAAAGATACGTATTCGTCGGAACCGTGGAAGGCGGAGATAGCAGATCAAGTTCTGGAAAAGTGTTTCGCCGAAACGCAAAAGCCCAGCGAAG GTGAAGTGTCAACGGATAACGGTGCAGTCACGAACGGGAGATCGGTGCAGGCCAAGTGCAATAAAAACGGGATTGCCTTCATTCACTGTCTCTGGCGAGAGATGCAATTG AATTGTCCGGCCGACAAGCTGCGTGAGA gcCGAAAATGTAACAGACTTCGAGAAAGGCTGCGCTTGCAGGAATCCGCAGTTAAGAACGGGACTGAGCGCAGTCTTTTCTGA